Proteins co-encoded in one Paracoccus aestuarii genomic window:
- a CDS encoding metallopeptidase family protein, with protein sequence MSDWDPRTAPDAAEIEAMARTALDGLPPEFREAAAQVALQVAEFAPDDVLDELQIDDPFELTGLYDGIPLTEKSISDQPGGPDIIWLFRRPIMDEWASRGDVTLGDLVVHVVTHEMAHHFGWSDDDIASIDRWWE encoded by the coding sequence ATGAGTGACTGGGACCCCCGGACCGCCCCCGACGCAGCCGAGATCGAGGCCATGGCCCGCACCGCGCTGGACGGGCTGCCGCCCGAATTCCGCGAGGCCGCCGCCCAGGTCGCGCTGCAGGTCGCCGAATTCGCGCCCGACGACGTGCTGGACGAATTGCAGATCGACGATCCGTTCGAACTGACCGGCCTCTATGACGGGATCCCGCTGACCGAGAAATCCATCAGCGACCAGCCCGGCGGGCCCGACATCATCTGGCTGTTCCGCCGCCCGATCATGGACGAATGGGCGTCGCGCGGGGACGTGACCCTGGGCGATCTGGTCGTCCATGTCGTCACGCATGAGATGGCGCATCACTTCGGCTGGTCGGATGACGACATCGCCTCGATCGATCGCTGGTGGGAATGA
- a CDS encoding MBL fold metallo-hydrolase produces MTDRRRRHLILTAAAALALPGLAALPASARPLPRPPAFHPLVHHRALGDLQVTTIADGFFDLDRDLVVNLDNALYRSAVTEAYLDPDQPIRVPVSVHLIRHGDQLTLIDAGGGSAFGDTTGGLAASLRALDIAPERIDRVVMTHLHPDHAGGLITDAGATFANATLHLHQDELAFWTDETADAPAEMAPFMALARSVAEAYGDRIQTFQDQDDLGGGLTAMALPGHTPGHSGLRLSDGDDQMMIIGDAAALAALQFRHPDAGIVFDVDPGRAAVTRRDLLQMVTADRIAVAGTHLPFPGIGHVETRRDAFAWVPEDWFATRP; encoded by the coding sequence GTGACCGACCGCCGCCGCCGCCACCTGATCCTGACCGCCGCCGCGGCCCTGGCCCTGCCGGGCCTGGCCGCCCTGCCCGCCTCGGCCCGCCCGCTGCCGCGCCCCCCGGCCTTTCATCCGCTGGTCCATCACCGCGCGCTCGGCGATCTGCAGGTGACGACCATCGCCGACGGGTTCTTCGACCTGGACCGCGACCTGGTGGTGAACCTCGACAACGCGCTCTATCGTTCGGCGGTGACCGAGGCCTATCTGGACCCCGACCAGCCGATCCGCGTGCCCGTCAGCGTGCATCTGATCCGCCATGGCGACCAGCTGACGCTGATCGATGCGGGGGGCGGGTCGGCCTTCGGCGACACGACCGGCGGTCTGGCGGCCTCGCTGCGGGCGCTGGACATCGCGCCCGAACGGATCGACCGGGTGGTGATGACGCATCTGCATCCCGACCATGCGGGCGGGCTGATCACCGATGCGGGCGCGACCTTCGCCAATGCGACCCTGCACCTGCATCAGGACGAGCTGGCCTTCTGGACCGACGAGACCGCCGATGCCCCGGCCGAGATGGCGCCCTTCATGGCCTTGGCCCGGTCGGTGGCCGAGGCCTATGGCGACCGCATTCAGACCTTCCAGGACCAGGACGACCTGGGCGGCGGGCTGACCGCCATGGCCCTGCCCGGCCACACGCCGGGCCATAGCGGGCTGCGCCTGTCGGATGGCGACGACCAGATGATGATCATCGGCGATGCCGCCGCGCTGGCTGCGCTGCAGTTCCGCCACCCGGATGCAGGGATCGTCTTCGACGTCGATCCCGGCCGCGCCGCCGTCACCCGCCGCGACCTGCTGCAGATGGTCACCGCCGACCGCATCGCCGTCGCGGGAACGCATCTGCCCTTCCCCGGCATCGGCCATGTCGAGACCCGCCGCGACGCCTTTGCCTGGGTCCCCGAGGACTGGTTCGCGACCCGCCCATGA
- a CDS encoding 1-phosphofructokinase family hexose kinase, whose translation MSGQTPILTVTLNPALDLSTAADSVVPDLKLRCDKPVVDPGGGGINVSRAIKIIGGQSTAMVALGGATGQRMADMLKAAGLDILRLTAPGETRQSLAVTDRATGGQYRFVMPGPEWHMTQLAGTMAAIAEAALAGGWVVVSGSNPPGIAPGFEQMLTVRLKDGRARLLVDTSGDALRALAGSSIPVDVLRMDSHEAEGLAGRPLPSRQDSADFAQGLVQSGAARSVIVARGADGSVVAGPDGAWHAAAAPVHVVSAVGAGDSFVAGFVLAMARGWPVQEALALGTAAASAAVMTPATQLCHADDVRHFYSQRIVTRL comes from the coding sequence ATGAGCGGCCAGACCCCCATCCTGACGGTGACGCTGAACCCGGCGCTGGACCTGTCCACCGCCGCCGACAGCGTGGTGCCGGACCTCAAGCTGCGCTGCGACAAGCCGGTGGTGGATCCCGGCGGCGGCGGCATCAATGTCAGCCGCGCGATCAAGATCATCGGCGGGCAGTCCACTGCCATGGTCGCACTGGGCGGTGCCACGGGCCAGCGCATGGCCGACATGCTGAAGGCGGCGGGCCTCGACATCCTGCGCCTGACCGCCCCGGGCGAGACGCGCCAGTCCCTGGCCGTGACCGACCGCGCCACGGGGGGCCAGTACCGCTTCGTCATGCCCGGCCCGGAATGGCACATGACCCAGCTGGCCGGGACGATGGCTGCCATCGCCGAGGCCGCCCTGGCCGGGGGCTGGGTCGTGGTGTCGGGGTCGAACCCGCCCGGCATCGCGCCGGGCTTCGAGCAGATGCTGACCGTGCGGCTGAAGGACGGGCGGGCGCGCCTTCTGGTCGACACATCGGGCGACGCGCTGCGCGCGCTGGCGGGGTCGTCCATCCCCGTGGACGTACTGCGCATGGACAGCCACGAGGCCGAGGGCCTGGCCGGCCGCCCCCTGCCCTCGCGCCAGGACAGCGCCGATTTCGCCCAAGGCCTGGTCCAGAGCGGCGCGGCCCGGTCGGTCATCGTGGCGCGCGGCGCGGACGGGTCGGTCGTGGCGGGGCCCGACGGGGCGTGGCACGCGGCCGCGGCCCCGGTCCATGTGGTCAGCGCGGTGGGCGCGGGCGACAGCTTCGTGGCGGGCTTCGTGCTGGCCATGGCCCGCGGCTGGCCCGTGCAGGAGGCCCTGGCCTTGGGCACCGCCGCCGCATCGGCCGCGGTGATGACCCCCGCGACCCAGCTCTGCCATGCCGATGACGTGCGCCATTTCTATTCGCAGCGCATCGTCACCCGGCTCTGA
- the efp gene encoding elongation factor P, giving the protein MPKINGNEIRPGNILEHDGGLWAAVKVNHVKPGKGGAFAQVELKNLRDGRKLNERFRSEDKVERVRLDQKDQQFLYETDGRLVFMDSETFEQTELDADLLGDRRPFLQDGMTATVEYYGEEALSVQIPQKVTCTVAETEPVVKGQTAANSYKPAILDNGVRIMIPPFVGEGEQIIVNTEMFEYSERA; this is encoded by the coding sequence ATGCCCAAGATCAACGGCAACGAAATCCGCCCCGGCAATATCCTGGAACATGACGGGGGCCTGTGGGCCGCCGTCAAGGTGAACCATGTCAAGCCCGGCAAGGGCGGCGCCTTTGCCCAGGTCGAGCTGAAGAACCTGCGCGACGGCCGCAAGCTGAACGAGCGCTTCCGTTCGGAGGACAAGGTCGAACGCGTCCGCCTGGACCAGAAGGACCAGCAGTTCCTCTACGAGACCGACGGCCGGCTGGTCTTCATGGACAGCGAGACCTTCGAGCAGACCGAGCTGGACGCCGATCTGCTGGGCGACCGCCGCCCCTTCCTGCAGGACGGCATGACCGCCACCGTCGAATATTACGGCGAGGAGGCGCTGTCGGTGCAGATCCCGCAGAAGGTCACCTGCACCGTGGCCGAGACCGAGCCGGTCGTAAAGGGCCAGACCGCCGCCAACAGCTACAAGCCCGCGATCCTCGACAATGGCGTGCGCATCATGATCCCGCCCTTCGTGGGCGAGGGCGAACAGATCATCGTCAACACCGAGATGTTCGAATACAGCGAACGCGCCTGA
- a CDS encoding ABC transporter ATP-binding protein, with translation MWDDYLRPHKLKMAAAFLLMTVEGSTLALISWMLKPLFDLVFVGQQEGAIWWVGGAIFGIFLLRAVTLVASRALLTQVSLSVSTMMQTRLLSHILTLDSRFFRDNSPGAMIERIQGDTIAVQGVWATLITGATRDAISLVMLFGVAMTIDPVWTLGALIGAPILIMPAALVQRYIRRKVRQNRINASLRATRLDEVLHGIASIRLNRAEADQTERFSRIVAQIRQAETKVAATSSVIPALTDIVTGIGFVAVLALGGREVMEGDRSVGDFMAFFTALALAFQPMRRLGSLAGTWQTAAASLERIYQVMDTRPTVISGPRRDPPADTGIVLSDVWLSYDGQPVLNGLDFTAEQGRTTALVGPSGAGKSTVFNLLTRMVDPDRGRVLLGGVPVAEYDLGVLRDQFSTVAQESALFDESLRDNVLMGRPSASEAELQAALDAANVSDFLDEGRGLDSPVGPRGSALSGGQRQRVAIARALLRDAPVLLLDEATSALDSASERLVQQALDRLSAGRTTLVIAHRLSTIRNADKIVVMEAGRVVEQGSHDQLMARRGAYARLVALQFGDEE, from the coding sequence TTCGTGGGCCAGCAGGAGGGCGCGATCTGGTGGGTCGGCGGGGCGATCTTCGGGATCTTCCTGCTGCGGGCGGTGACGCTGGTGGCCAGCCGTGCCCTGCTGACGCAGGTCTCGCTCAGCGTGTCGACGATGATGCAGACGCGGCTGCTGTCCCACATCCTGACGCTGGACAGCCGGTTCTTCCGCGACAATTCGCCGGGCGCGATGATCGAACGGATCCAGGGCGACACGATCGCGGTGCAGGGGGTCTGGGCCACGCTGATCACCGGGGCCACGCGGGACGCGATCAGCCTGGTAATGCTGTTCGGCGTCGCCATGACCATCGACCCGGTCTGGACCCTGGGCGCGCTGATCGGGGCGCCGATCCTGATCATGCCCGCCGCGCTGGTCCAGCGCTACATCCGACGCAAGGTCCGCCAGAACCGCATCAATGCCAGCCTGCGCGCCACCCGGCTGGACGAGGTGCTGCACGGCATCGCCTCGATCCGGCTGAACCGGGCCGAGGCCGACCAGACCGAGCGTTTCTCCCGCATCGTGGCCCAGATCCGCCAGGCCGAGACCAAGGTCGCCGCCACATCCAGCGTGATCCCTGCGCTGACCGACATCGTGACCGGCATCGGCTTCGTCGCCGTGCTGGCCTTGGGTGGGCGCGAGGTGATGGAGGGCGACCGCAGCGTGGGCGATTTCATGGCCTTCTTCACGGCGCTGGCCCTGGCCTTCCAGCCGATGCGCAGGCTGGGATCGCTGGCCGGCACCTGGCAGACCGCCGCCGCCAGCCTGGAGCGGATCTATCAGGTCATGGACACGCGCCCCACGGTGATATCGGGCCCGCGCCGGGACCCGCCCGCGGATACCGGCATCGTGCTGTCGGATGTGTGGCTGTCCTATGACGGCCAGCCGGTGCTGAACGGGCTGGACTTCACCGCCGAACAGGGCCGGACCACCGCGCTGGTGGGGCCATCGGGGGCGGGCAAGTCCACCGTCTTCAACCTGCTGACGCGGATGGTAGACCCGGATCGGGGCCGGGTCCTGCTGGGCGGGGTGCCGGTCGCGGAATACGACCTGGGCGTGCTGCGCGACCAGTTCTCGACCGTGGCGCAGGAATCCGCGCTCTTCGACGAAAGCCTGCGCGACAACGTGCTGATGGGCCGCCCTTCGGCATCCGAGGCCGAGCTGCAGGCGGCGCTGGACGCGGCCAATGTCAGCGATTTCCTGGACGAGGGGCGGGGGCTGGACAGCCCCGTCGGCCCGCGCGGATCGGCCCTGTCGGGCGGCCAGCGCCAGCGCGTGGCCATCGCCCGCGCGCTCTTGCGCGACGCGCCCGTCCTGCTGCTGGACGAGGCGACCAGCGCGCTGGACAGCGCCAGCGAGCGGCTGGTCCAGCAGGCGCTGGACCGTCTGTCGGCGGGGCGCACCACCTTGGTCATCGCGCATCGCCTGTCCACCATCCGCAATGCCGACAAGATTGTGGTGATGGAGGCCGGACGGGTTGTCGAACAGGGCAGCCATGACCAGTTGATGGCCAGGCGCGGCGCCTATGCCCGCCTTGTCGCGCTGCAATTCGGAGACGAGGAATGA
- the dinB gene encoding DNA polymerase IV, translated as MSEPAPGLRKIIHIDMDAFFASVEQRDFPELRGKPVAVGGSAARGVVAAASYEARVFGVRSAMPSVTAARLCPDLIFVRHRFDVYKQVSGQIREIFLDYTPLVEPLSLDEAYLDVTDYLDGRTATKIAAEIRARIRGATALTASAGVSYNKFLAKLASDQNKPDGLCVITPEQGPDFVLSLPVGKFHGVGPATAAKMQAMGIATGADLRAQDLDFLLRRFGKSGRYYWNIARGIDHRRVSPDRIRKSVGAENTYSADIMTLDAALEALEPLAAKVWAAVARHDLRGRSVTLKVKFSDFQQITRARSLGHAVATQEELLSIARDLARGVLPDPRGARLLGVTLSGFETPDDGPAQLSLFD; from the coding sequence GTGAGCGAGCCCGCGCCGGGGCTGCGCAAGATCATCCATATCGACATGGATGCCTTCTTCGCCTCGGTCGAACAGCGCGATTTTCCGGAACTGCGCGGCAAGCCGGTGGCCGTGGGCGGGTCCGCCGCCCGCGGCGTGGTGGCCGCCGCCAGCTATGAGGCGCGGGTCTTCGGGGTGCGCTCGGCCATGCCCTCGGTCACGGCGGCGCGGCTGTGTCCCGACCTGATCTTCGTGCGCCACCGCTTCGACGTCTACAAGCAGGTCAGCGGCCAGATCCGGGAGATCTTTCTGGACTATACGCCGCTGGTCGAGCCGCTGTCCCTGGACGAGGCCTATCTGGACGTGACCGATTACCTTGACGGCCGCACCGCGACCAAGATCGCCGCCGAGATCCGCGCGCGCATCCGCGGGGCCACCGCCCTGACCGCCAGCGCGGGCGTCAGCTACAACAAGTTCCTGGCCAAGCTGGCATCCGACCAGAACAAGCCCGACGGGCTGTGCGTGATCACCCCCGAACAGGGGCCGGATTTCGTGCTGTCCCTGCCGGTGGGCAAGTTCCATGGCGTGGGCCCGGCGACGGCGGCCAAGATGCAGGCGATGGGTATTGCCACCGGGGCCGATCTGCGCGCGCAGGATCTGGACTTTCTGCTGCGGCGGTTCGGCAAGTCGGGACGCTATTACTGGAACATCGCGCGGGGCATCGACCACCGGCGCGTCAGCCCCGACCGCATCCGCAAGTCGGTGGGGGCGGAAAACACCTATTCCGCCGATATCATGACGCTGGACGCGGCGCTGGAGGCGCTGGAGCCCTTGGCGGCCAAGGTCTGGGCGGCCGTCGCGCGCCACGATCTGCGCGGCCGCTCGGTGACGCTGAAGGTCAAGTTCAGCGATTTCCAGCAGATCACCCGGGCACGCAGCCTGGGCCATGCGGTCGCCACGCAGGAGGAACTACTGTCCATCGCCCGCGATCTGGCGCGCGGGGTGCTGCCCGATCCGCGCGGCGCACGGCTGCTGGGCGTGACCCTGTCGGGCTTCGAGACCCCCGATGACGGCCCCGCGCAGCTGAGCCTCTTCGACTAG
- a CDS encoding DUF6280 family protein encodes MRDFVDGSAFNFEQGQRARKLFAAVVLAALDDAIADDKKYGNGPEQIARWARSRDGREVLSCAGIDPNERVVKGLMEFVSKGVRTSVALSREESERRMAAEAEEAEAA; translated from the coding sequence ATGCGCGATTTTGTTGACGGCTCGGCTTTCAATTTCGAACAGGGGCAGCGCGCCCGCAAGCTGTTTGCTGCGGTGGTGCTGGCGGCCCTGGACGACGCGATCGCTGATGACAAGAAATACGGCAACGGTCCCGAACAGATCGCGCGTTGGGCGCGGTCGCGCGACGGGCGCGAAGTGCTGTCCTGCGCGGGCATCGACCCGAACGAACGCGTGGTCAAGGGCCTGATGGAATTCGTGTCCAAGGGCGTGCGCACCTCGGTCGCGCTGTCGCGCGAAGAGAGCGAGCGCCGCATGGCCGCCGAGGCCGAGGAAGCCGAAGCCGCCTGA
- a CDS encoding DoxX family protein: MTHAANLLGRLLIAVLFIGGAVQKLRDPDQVMAMIAGLGLPPQLVWPVAAFNLVAGLCLILGPRVRAWALILALYCIGTSWFHWQLRADPWQVTIVVKKWAVAGGLLILAAQGPGRWVRWR; this comes from the coding sequence ATGACCCATGCCGCGAACCTGCTGGGCCGTTTGCTGATCGCGGTCCTGTTCATCGGCGGCGCGGTCCAGAAGCTGCGCGACCCCGACCAGGTCATGGCCATGATCGCCGGGCTGGGCCTGCCGCCCCAGCTGGTCTGGCCGGTGGCCGCCTTCAACCTGGTGGCGGGGCTGTGCCTGATCCTGGGGCCACGCGTGCGGGCCTGGGCGCTGATCCTGGCCCTCTATTGCATCGGAACCAGCTGGTTTCACTGGCAGCTGCGCGCCGATCCGTGGCAGGTCACCATCGTGGTCAAGAAATGGGCGGTCGCCGGGGGCCTTCTGATCCTGGCGGCCCAAGGCCCGGGTCGGTGGGTGCGCTGGCGCTAG
- a CDS encoding YgfZ/GcvT domain-containing protein encodes MTRQIIRLTGEDRMDFLQGLVTNDIRRAPCWAAILTPQGKYLADFLVIPEAQALLIDVDARLSDDLLRRLSMYKLRSKVALEAVDMPVARGTGPAPEGAVADPRHPALGWRHYGAAGDDGSDWDAIRVAHCIPETLIELIPNDTYILEAGFERLHGVDFRKGCYVGQEVTARMKHKTELRKGLTTLRIEGAAPVGTPITAEGREVGTVFTQSGGQAIAHVRHDRVAPDMQAGEARLSPL; translated from the coding sequence ATGACCCGCCAGATCATCCGCCTGACCGGCGAGGACCGCATGGATTTCCTGCAGGGCCTGGTCACCAACGACATCCGCCGCGCCCCCTGCTGGGCGGCGATCCTGACCCCGCAGGGCAAGTATCTGGCCGATTTCCTGGTCATCCCCGAGGCGCAGGCGCTGCTGATCGACGTGGATGCGCGGCTGTCGGACGACCTGTTGCGCCGGCTGTCGATGTACAAGCTGCGCAGCAAGGTCGCGCTGGAGGCGGTGGACATGCCCGTGGCCCGCGGCACCGGTCCCGCGCCCGAAGGCGCCGTGGCCGACCCGCGCCACCCGGCGCTCGGCTGGCGCCACTACGGGGCGGCGGGCGATGACGGCAGCGATTGGGACGCGATCCGGGTCGCCCATTGCATCCCCGAGACGCTGATCGAGCTGATCCCCAACGACACCTACATCCTGGAGGCCGGGTTCGAGCGTCTGCACGGCGTCGATTTCCGCAAGGGCTGCTATGTGGGTCAGGAGGTCACCGCGCGGATGAAGCACAAGACCGAGCTGCGCAAGGGTCTGACCACGCTGCGCATCGAGGGCGCGGCGCCCGTCGGCACGCCCATCACCGCGGAGGGGCGCGAGGTCGGCACGGTCTTCACCCAATCGGGCGGGCAGGCCATCGCCCATGTCCGCCACGACCGCGTGGCCCCCGACATGCAGGCCGGCGAGGCGCGGCTGTCCCCGCTGTGA